A genomic stretch from Primulina huaijiensis isolate GDHJ02 chromosome 14, ASM1229523v2, whole genome shotgun sequence includes:
- the LOC140958019 gene encoding uncharacterized protein, translating to MAHFIKVPMFSKEDFDDWKIHGLLKILKPDTTIAVTDGAPQMVEKPRSEWTSEDKKKANLDNFTNDILYKTLDKNTFSKIKMCTTAKEIWEKLIHICERNEQTKENKLSVAMQKFENLKMKAGETLNEFNECFSSLVNELAALGKEHGNREITLKVMRALPREWDVKTMAMRVSKDLNKLELHDLFADLKAYEFELEVRSEEEPSSNLPTKALIATTDTTIVAVVVIPQALPAITIDIASEKNAKQIRSDAMSLFVKKFSRFMKKNHRAYQGPNRNFKNDSPSGDMACFNCGKIGHFIADCPKPKKDDQKKKEYKKISTSPEEIAKR from the exons ATGGCACATTTTATCAAGGTTCctatgttctcaaaagaagactttgatgattggaagatcC atggtctattaaagatcttaaagccTGATACAACTATTGCTGTTACTGATGGTGCGCCGCAAATGGTTGAAAAACCAAGAAGCGAATGGACTAGcgaagataaaaagaaagctAATCTTGACAATTTCACGAACGACATCCTTTATAAAACTCTTGATAAAAacaccttcagcaagatcaagatgtgcaCTACTGCGAAAGAAATCTGGGAAAAGCTCATTCATATATGTGAAAGAAATGAGCAGACGAAGGAAAATAAACTGTCTGTAGCAATGCAgaagtttgaaaatttgaaaatgaaagCTGGTGAAACTCTGAATGAGTTTAATGAATGTTTCAGTAGCTTGGTCAATGAGCTAGCAGCTCTGGGTAAAGAGCATGGAAACAGAGAGATAACGCTCAAAGTAATGAGAGCTTTACCCAGGGAATGGGATGTAAAAACCATGGCTATGAGGGTAtccaaagatctgaacaagTTAGAACTGCATGACTTGTTTGCAGACttaaaagcctatgagtttgaactgGAAGTGAGAAGCGAAGAAGAGCCATCTTCAAATCTACCTACCAAGGCCCTTATTGCTACAACTGATACAACTATTGTTGCTGTTGTAGTTATCCCACAAGCATTACCTGCTATCACCATTGACATTGCATCTGAAAAGAATGCTAAACAGATTAGAAGTGACGCGATGtcattatttgtaaagaagttCTCCAGATTCATGAAAAAGAATCATAGAGCCTACCAGGGTCCCAACCGAAACTTCAAGAATGATTCACCATCTGGTGATATGGCGTGTTTTAATTGTGGAAAGATCGGTCACTTTATTGCTGATTGTCCAAAGCCAaagaaggatgatcaaaagaaaaaagaatacaaaaaaatttcaacaagtCCCGAAGAGATCGCAAAGCGATGA